A single genomic interval of Burkholderia cepacia ATCC 25416 harbors:
- a CDS encoding porin, producing MKTKLAALAALACCSALAHAQSSVTLYGVIDTGLLYQSTSAASFSPTAPNTGKVFRMKDGGIYSSFWGIKGSEDIGGGYKVNFKLQGSFDSGTGKLQLSDTPGAVAIFNQVASLGVSGPFGTFTAGRQIVPMIYAMADTDVRNAQFFGSVLTAWLGLNTAAGWPGTSTNGAIGALYDSNALVYQSPVFAGASIALEYAPGGVAGQFQGGTRESVVLKYANYGLNASAVYYNGHDTNPAPGVAPTGVDNNRFVYVGAKYTIRDFSVSASYGNGRNPSHADKVNLDMLSAGIGYRFTPFLQVSSAVYYLKDRNVSANKSTSVVLAADYSLSKRTTVYAQVGHVNNRGTMDQMLVYGQPVAPGVGTTAAMVGLRHNF from the coding sequence ATGAAGACGAAACTGGCCGCGCTCGCGGCGCTTGCCTGCTGTTCGGCGCTCGCGCACGCGCAATCCTCCGTCACGCTCTACGGCGTGATCGACACGGGCCTGCTGTACCAGAGCACGTCGGCGGCGTCGTTCAGCCCCACCGCGCCGAATACGGGCAAGGTGTTCCGCATGAAGGACGGCGGCATCTACTCGAGCTTCTGGGGCATCAAGGGCAGCGAGGACATCGGCGGCGGCTACAAGGTCAACTTCAAGCTGCAGGGTTCGTTCGACAGCGGCACCGGCAAGCTGCAGCTGAGCGATACGCCGGGCGCCGTCGCGATCTTCAACCAGGTCGCGTCGCTCGGCGTGTCGGGCCCGTTCGGCACCTTCACGGCCGGCCGCCAGATCGTGCCGATGATCTACGCGATGGCCGACACCGACGTGCGCAACGCGCAGTTCTTCGGCAGCGTGCTGACCGCGTGGCTCGGCCTGAACACGGCGGCCGGCTGGCCCGGGACGAGCACCAACGGCGCGATCGGCGCGCTGTACGACAGCAATGCGCTCGTCTATCAGTCGCCGGTGTTCGCGGGCGCGTCGATCGCGCTCGAATACGCGCCGGGCGGCGTGGCCGGGCAGTTCCAGGGCGGCACGCGCGAATCGGTCGTGCTCAAGTATGCGAACTACGGGCTGAACGCGTCGGCCGTCTACTACAACGGGCACGACACGAACCCGGCGCCGGGCGTCGCGCCGACCGGCGTCGACAACAACCGCTTCGTCTACGTCGGCGCGAAATACACGATCCGCGACTTCTCGGTGTCGGCGTCGTACGGCAACGGCCGAAATCCGTCGCATGCGGACAAGGTGAACCTCGACATGCTGTCGGCCGGCATCGGCTATCGCTTCACGCCTTTCCTTCAGGTGAGCTCGGCCGTGTATTACCTGAAGGATCGCAACGTCTCGGCGAACAAGTCGACGTCGGTCGTGCTCGCGGCCGACTACAGCCTGTCGAAGCGCACGACGGTCTATGCGCAGGTCGGCCATGTGAACAACCGCGGCACGATGGACCAGATGCTCGTGTACGGGCAGCCGGTCGCGCCGGGCGTCGGCACGACGGCCGCGATGGTCGGGCTGCGGCACAACTTCTGA
- a CDS encoding LuxR C-terminal-related transcriptional regulator — protein MAHPPARADAPPTELVLKTTAPRVPAQLLARARLSLASPAFDGRPVTLVQAPAGYGKTSLLAQWRRETLALGRAVVWLSADERDDASRLLQGLVQAVRTGCARPGFGRLIPPGAADAARALEGVTAWLAEVAQLSIDALLIVDDAERLPPAGLEALTYVLHNAPQNLHVVVAARRGLDHTAGDLLAGGQCTLAGPDWLRFTLDETIALVGARFAQRVDADACARLFERVDGWPLGLQLAMAAMARSADPRQAVDALAARVDGTRDRLVELLLANLSADDTAFLTRTSVADRLHPSLCAALLDDAGAPDRLARLARDTPLFIASDDSDWCRLHPLVRDTLRDRLAASPEAERSVLHARAAAWLDAHGMTEEAARHAYAAGQVETAYALAQRCLEDAIKQGRINDVLDWLALLPDAELDKRPTLRIAVAWALALGERHVEAQRQIAGILADTGTPAAMRYECALILSAAAYYADEIDRFVELFEPWADFTPPAATWLAQMHANRLSARAIIVGEPAQARRFQHAAPRGETAAGFGYVARWGELITGLSYLREGQVRLADDTLSPALARAEADLGRRHPLTCMLAAMCAALAYEADRVDQAAALLANRLDVLEHAGTPDTVLLGYRTAARIALLRGVEHRAIDLLEALDAMGVARRLPRLSVASLAEQVRIHAARYREATCHALVERIDAIAAAEFPSHGPLWRRPVVLLQASAHAGAALAARRWDDARAALDEAAVLAREMSMGQARIEIMALGAFAREQSGGGGRALLDEAMNLAELFGLTRTLADAHPAIADWARRAGDEAAAGAGSARHALPPPRIVPPAPRGAASPRAVPSVVLTPKERAILELLARNLSNKEIAVALAVGEETVKWHLKNLFGKLDASSRKHAVRRALVLGLLESAP, from the coding sequence ATGGCCCACCCACCCGCTCGCGCCGACGCGCCTCCCACCGAACTGGTCCTGAAGACGACCGCGCCGCGCGTGCCGGCGCAGTTGCTGGCCCGCGCGCGGCTGAGCCTCGCGTCGCCCGCTTTCGACGGCCGGCCGGTCACGCTCGTGCAGGCGCCGGCCGGTTACGGCAAGACGTCGCTGCTCGCGCAATGGCGCCGCGAGACCCTCGCGCTCGGCCGCGCGGTCGTATGGCTGTCGGCCGACGAGCGCGACGATGCGTCCCGGTTGCTGCAGGGGCTCGTGCAGGCGGTGCGGACCGGTTGCGCACGGCCCGGCTTCGGGCGCCTGATCCCGCCCGGCGCGGCCGACGCGGCGCGTGCGCTCGAAGGCGTGACCGCCTGGCTGGCCGAGGTCGCGCAACTGTCGATCGACGCGCTCCTGATCGTCGACGATGCGGAGCGGTTGCCGCCGGCCGGCCTCGAGGCGCTGACCTACGTGCTGCACAATGCGCCGCAAAACCTGCATGTCGTCGTCGCCGCGCGGCGCGGGCTCGACCACACGGCCGGCGACCTGCTCGCCGGCGGGCAATGCACGCTCGCGGGCCCCGACTGGCTGCGCTTCACGCTCGACGAGACGATCGCGCTGGTCGGCGCGCGCTTTGCGCAGCGGGTCGACGCCGACGCGTGCGCGCGGCTGTTCGAACGCGTCGACGGCTGGCCGCTCGGCCTGCAGCTCGCGATGGCCGCGATGGCGCGCTCGGCCGATCCGCGCCAGGCGGTCGACGCGCTCGCCGCGCGCGTGGACGGCACGCGCGACCGGCTCGTCGAGCTGCTGCTCGCGAACCTGTCGGCCGACGACACCGCGTTCCTGACACGCACGAGCGTCGCCGATCGGCTGCATCCGTCGCTGTGCGCCGCGCTGCTCGACGACGCGGGCGCGCCCGACCGTCTCGCGCGGCTCGCGCGCGACACGCCGCTGTTCATTGCATCGGACGATTCGGACTGGTGCCGGCTGCATCCGCTCGTGCGCGACACGCTGCGCGACCGCCTGGCCGCGAGCCCGGAAGCAGAGCGCAGCGTGCTGCATGCGCGCGCGGCCGCGTGGCTCGACGCGCACGGGATGACCGAGGAAGCCGCGCGCCACGCGTATGCGGCCGGCCAGGTCGAGACCGCATACGCGCTCGCGCAACGTTGCCTCGAGGATGCGATCAAGCAAGGCCGCATCAACGACGTGCTCGACTGGCTCGCACTGCTGCCCGACGCGGAGCTCGACAAGCGCCCGACGCTGCGCATCGCGGTCGCGTGGGCACTGGCGCTCGGCGAGCGCCACGTCGAGGCGCAGCGCCAGATCGCGGGCATCCTCGCGGACACCGGCACGCCCGCGGCGATGCGCTACGAATGCGCGCTGATCCTCAGCGCGGCCGCGTATTACGCCGACGAAATCGACCGTTTCGTCGAGCTGTTCGAACCGTGGGCCGACTTCACGCCGCCGGCGGCGACCTGGCTCGCGCAAATGCACGCGAACCGGCTGTCGGCGCGCGCGATCATCGTCGGCGAACCGGCGCAGGCGCGCCGTTTCCAGCACGCGGCACCGCGCGGCGAGACGGCGGCCGGGTTCGGCTACGTCGCGCGCTGGGGCGAGCTGATCACGGGCCTGAGCTACCTGCGCGAAGGCCAGGTCCGGCTGGCCGACGACACGCTGTCGCCGGCGCTGGCACGCGCGGAAGCCGATCTCGGGCGCCGCCATCCGCTGACCTGCATGCTCGCGGCGATGTGCGCGGCGCTCGCGTACGAGGCCGACCGCGTCGACCAGGCCGCCGCGTTGCTCGCGAACCGGCTCGACGTGCTCGAACATGCGGGCACGCCCGATACCGTGCTGCTCGGCTATCGCACCGCCGCGCGCATCGCGCTGCTGCGCGGCGTCGAGCACCGCGCGATCGACCTGCTCGAAGCGCTCGACGCGATGGGCGTTGCGCGCCGCCTGCCGCGCCTGTCGGTCGCGAGCCTCGCCGAACAGGTGCGCATTCACGCGGCGCGTTATCGCGAGGCGACCTGCCATGCGCTCGTCGAGCGGATCGATGCGATCGCGGCCGCCGAGTTTCCGTCGCACGGGCCGTTGTGGCGGCGCCCGGTCGTGCTGCTGCAGGCGAGCGCGCATGCGGGTGCGGCGCTGGCCGCGCGCCGCTGGGACGACGCGCGCGCGGCGCTCGACGAAGCGGCGGTGCTGGCCCGTGAAATGAGCATGGGCCAGGCGCGCATCGAGATCATGGCGCTCGGCGCGTTCGCGCGCGAACAGTCCGGGGGCGGCGGCCGCGCGCTGCTCGACGAGGCGATGAACCTCGCGGAGCTGTTCGGGCTCACGCGCACGCTCGCCGACGCGCATCCGGCCATCGCCGACTGGGCGCGCCGCGCCGGCGACGAAGCGGCCGCCGGCGCCGGTTCCGCGCGGCACGCGTTGCCGCCGCCGCGCATCGTGCCGCCCGCCCCGCGCGGCGCGGCCAGCCCGCGCGCGGTGCCGAGCGTCGTCTTGACGCCGAAGGAGCGCGCGATTCTCGAGCTGCTCGCGCGCAACCTGTCGAACAAGGAGATCGCGGTGGCGCTCGCCGTCGGCGAGGAAACCGTGAAGTGGCACCTGAAGAACCTGTTCGGCAAGCTCGACGCCAGCTCGCGCAAGCATGCGGTGCGCCGCGCGCTGGTGCTCGGCCTGCTCGAAAGCGCGCCGTAA
- a CDS encoding universal stress protein: MYRHLLVTVDGAPGGIDAIGHALELARAVGARVTFLLIGAAPASRLSGARLPEHGAKVEAAARAQGLSHAIAGAGHPGAGHPGAGDAAPGALAAELGCDLIGVAALPHDADAAACAQRQHLLATSGVPVLVCTSRRTPAEARVMARCLDAHRAVGGLLHALMASGVDADADARQRQASDAQHGLMASAAHADVPQRHAADAQRALASLAALQRARVGTAAEAHLFAALRVRAECVAAELDELDRQRQRDAQALDALERIAADGLPSAAFDAALARYAHGAFEQMGRMEGVIFPAARRYLGDADWAGLDEPLADGAAATPPGMNEPDDARRASD; encoded by the coding sequence ATGTACCGCCATCTGCTCGTGACGGTCGACGGCGCGCCCGGTGGCATCGACGCGATCGGCCATGCGCTCGAACTGGCGCGCGCGGTCGGCGCCCGGGTCACGTTCCTGCTGATCGGCGCCGCGCCGGCCTCGCGTTTATCCGGAGCGCGGCTGCCGGAACACGGTGCGAAAGTGGAAGCCGCCGCGCGGGCGCAGGGGTTGTCCCATGCGATCGCGGGGGCCGGCCATCCGGGGGCCGGCCATCCGGGGGCCGGCGACGCGGCACCCGGCGCGCTGGCGGCCGAACTCGGCTGCGACCTGATCGGCGTCGCGGCGCTGCCGCACGATGCCGATGCGGCGGCCTGCGCGCAGCGGCAGCACCTGCTCGCGACGAGCGGTGTACCGGTGCTCGTGTGCACGTCGCGGCGAACGCCGGCCGAGGCGCGCGTGATGGCGCGTTGCCTCGATGCGCATCGCGCGGTCGGCGGGTTGCTGCATGCGCTGATGGCGTCCGGCGTGGACGCGGATGCGGATGCACGGCAGCGGCAAGCGAGCGACGCGCAGCATGGCCTGATGGCGTCCGCCGCACACGCGGACGTACCGCAGCGGCACGCGGCCGACGCGCAGCGTGCGCTGGCATCGCTTGCCGCGCTGCAGCGCGCCCGTGTCGGCACGGCCGCCGAAGCGCACCTCTTCGCGGCATTGCGCGTGCGCGCGGAGTGCGTCGCGGCCGAACTTGACGAACTCGACCGCCAGCGGCAGCGCGATGCGCAAGCGCTCGATGCGCTCGAGCGGATTGCCGCGGACGGGCTGCCGTCGGCCGCGTTCGACGCGGCGCTCGCCCGTTATGCACACGGCGCGTTCGAGCAGATGGGGCGGATGGAAGGCGTGATTTTCCCGGCCGCGCGTCGCTACCTGGGCGACGCGGACTGGGCCGGGCTGGATGAACCGCTGGCGGACGGCGCGGCCGCGACGCCGCCGGGCATGAACGAACCCGACGATGCGCGGCGCGCATCCGACTGA
- a CDS encoding quinone oxidoreductase family protein — translation MAHAVRFHETGGPDVLRWEAVDVGDPGAGQVRLRHEAVGLNFADTYFRSGLYPVPLPAGIGVEAAGVVDAVGPGVTNVAVGDRVTYTGFLNTLGAYSTERLIPAAPLVRLPAGISCETAAAMTMRGLTSAYLLRRIHAFAPGDTILLHAAAGGVGLIVSQWAKLLGLTVIGTVSSEHKAAIARAHGCDHTIDYSREDVAKRVRELTDGAGVDVVFDSVGKDTFEGSLDSLKRRGLMVCVGTASGPIPPFDPQRLAMKGSLYLTRPALADYIADPAEKNDLAGELFAHVAAGRIRIEINQRYALQDAAQAHRDLESRKTTGSSVFIV, via the coding sequence ATGGCACATGCAGTGCGATTCCACGAAACCGGCGGCCCCGACGTGCTGCGCTGGGAAGCAGTCGACGTCGGCGACCCGGGCGCCGGCCAGGTGCGCCTGCGGCACGAAGCCGTCGGGCTGAATTTCGCCGACACGTATTTCCGCAGCGGCCTGTATCCGGTGCCGCTGCCGGCCGGAATCGGCGTCGAGGCGGCCGGCGTGGTCGACGCCGTCGGCCCGGGCGTGACGAACGTCGCCGTCGGCGACCGCGTGACCTACACGGGCTTCCTGAACACGCTCGGCGCGTACAGCACCGAGCGGCTGATCCCCGCCGCACCGCTCGTGCGGCTGCCGGCCGGCATTTCGTGCGAAACGGCCGCGGCGATGACGATGCGCGGCCTGACGTCGGCCTACCTGCTGCGCCGTATCCACGCGTTCGCGCCGGGCGACACGATCCTGCTGCACGCGGCCGCCGGCGGCGTCGGGCTGATCGTGTCGCAATGGGCGAAGCTGCTCGGGCTCACGGTGATCGGCACGGTTTCGAGCGAGCACAAGGCCGCGATCGCCCGCGCGCACGGCTGCGACCATACGATCGACTACAGCCGCGAGGACGTCGCGAAACGCGTGCGCGAACTGACGGACGGCGCGGGCGTCGACGTCGTGTTCGACAGCGTCGGCAAGGACACCTTCGAAGGCTCGCTCGATTCGCTGAAGCGGCGCGGGCTGATGGTGTGCGTCGGCACCGCATCGGGCCCGATCCCGCCGTTCGATCCGCAGCGCCTCGCGATGAAGGGCTCGCTGTACCTGACGCGCCCGGCGCTGGCCGACTACATCGCCGATCCGGCCGAGAAGAACGACCTGGCCGGCGAACTGTTCGCGCACGTCGCGGCCGGCCGCATCAGGATCGAAATCAACCAGCGCTACGCGCTGCAGGATGCCGCGCAGGCACACCGCGATCTCGAATCGCGCAAGACGACCGGTTCGTCGGTGTTCATCGTCTGA
- a CDS encoding TauD/TfdA dioxygenase family protein — protein sequence MRVEPLTCALGAELLDVSLADAVHDDGLFAEIRAQLLRHRVLFLRDQDITRAEHVAFARRFGELEDHPVAGSDPEHPGLVRIYKSPDQPNDRYENAWHSDASWRVAPPFGCVLRCIDGPPVGGDTMWANMVLAYERLPDHVKQQIDDLRARHSIEASFGAAMPIDKRLALKAQYPDAEHPVVRTHPETGEKVLYVNAFTTHFTNYHTPARVRVGQDANPGAGQLLQYLISQAYIPEYQVRWRWKKNSVAIWDNRSTQHYAVMDYPPCVRRMERAGIVGDVPF from the coding sequence ATGCGAGTCGAACCCCTGACCTGTGCGCTCGGCGCGGAACTGCTGGACGTGAGCCTCGCCGACGCCGTGCACGACGACGGCCTGTTCGCCGAAATCCGCGCGCAGCTGCTGCGGCATCGCGTGCTGTTCCTGCGTGACCAGGACATCACGCGCGCCGAGCACGTCGCGTTCGCGCGGCGCTTCGGCGAACTCGAGGATCATCCGGTCGCCGGCAGCGACCCGGAGCACCCGGGGCTCGTGCGGATCTACAAGTCGCCCGACCAGCCGAACGACCGCTACGAGAATGCGTGGCACAGCGATGCGAGCTGGCGCGTGGCGCCGCCGTTCGGCTGCGTGCTGCGCTGCATCGACGGTCCGCCGGTTGGCGGCGACACGATGTGGGCGAACATGGTGCTCGCCTACGAGCGCCTGCCGGACCACGTGAAGCAGCAGATCGACGACCTGCGCGCGCGCCACAGCATCGAAGCGAGCTTCGGTGCGGCGATGCCGATCGACAAGCGCCTCGCGCTGAAGGCGCAGTACCCGGACGCCGAGCATCCGGTCGTGCGCACGCACCCCGAAACCGGCGAGAAGGTGCTGTACGTGAACGCGTTCACCACGCATTTCACGAACTACCACACGCCCGCGCGCGTGCGGGTCGGGCAGGACGCGAATCCCGGCGCCGGCCAGCTGCTGCAATACCTGATCAGCCAGGCATACATCCCCGAATACCAGGTGCGCTGGCGCTGGAAGAAGAACAGCGTCGCGATCTGGGACAACCGCAGCACGCAGCATTACGCGGTCATGGACTACCCGCCGTGCGTGCGCCGGATGGAGCGCGCGGGCATCGTCGGCGACGTGCCGTTCTGA